From a single Hominilimicola fabiformis genomic region:
- a CDS encoding replication-associated recombination protein A: protein MKTPLADRIRPKTLDEVVGQKHLIGEGKILRNIIENDEVPNMIFYGPSGVGKTTIANIIAQKTGKTLHRLNATTASVADIKNIVSTLDSFLAMDGVLLYLDEIQHFNKKQQQSLLEFMENGKITLIASTTENPYFYVYNAVLSRSVVFEFKQIEPSEIEKALERAVEELKESDYKGFDVTVDKDAIRHMAHVSNGDVRKALNSLEVAFIATPPNKDKKIHISLDTAVQATQKKAMRYDRDGDSHYDILSAFQKSIRGSDPDAAVHYLARLVSAGDLPSICRRLLVISAEDIGLAYPQAISVVKACVDSALQLGFPEARIPLAEAVILLATAPKSNSAIMAIDSALSDIESMDTGDIPEHLKDSHYGGAKKLGHGTEYKYPHSYENHYVKQQYLPNNIRDTKYYDFGDNKTEQSAKVYWDRIKKGN from the coding sequence ATGAAAACACCATTGGCTGATAGAATACGTCCAAAGACGCTTGATGAAGTTGTCGGACAAAAGCACCTTATAGGTGAAGGAAAAATTTTAAGAAACATAATCGAAAATGACGAAGTACCGAATATGATATTTTACGGTCCGAGCGGAGTCGGTAAAACTACCATTGCAAACATAATCGCTCAAAAAACGGGTAAAACTTTGCATAGACTTAATGCGACAACTGCGTCCGTTGCGGATATAAAAAATATTGTATCAACGCTTGATAGCTTTTTGGCAATGGACGGAGTACTGCTGTACCTTGACGAAATACAGCATTTTAATAAGAAACAACAACAGTCTTTGCTTGAATTTATGGAAAACGGCAAGATAACGCTTATCGCAAGTACAACGGAAAATCCGTATTTTTATGTGTATAATGCGGTGCTTTCGAGAAGTGTTGTATTTGAATTCAAACAGATTGAGCCGAGCGAGATTGAAAAGGCACTTGAAAGAGCGGTTGAAGAATTAAAAGAGTCGGATTATAAAGGCTTTGACGTAACCGTTGACAAAGACGCAATACGGCATATGGCACACGTTTCAAACGGAGATGTGAGAAAGGCTTTAAATTCGCTTGAAGTTGCATTTATTGCAACACCGCCAAACAAAGATAAAAAAATACACATATCGCTTGACACGGCGGTACAGGCAACGCAAAAAAAAGCTATGCGTTACGACCGTGACGGTGACAGCCATTATGATATTTTAAGTGCGTTTCAAAAATCAATAAGAGGTTCAGATCCGGATGCGGCAGTTCATTATCTTGCAAGACTTGTTTCGGCAGGTGATTTGCCGAGCATTTGCCGCAGACTTTTGGTTATTTCGGCAGAGGATATAGGACTTGCATATCCACAGGCTATATCGGTCGTGAAAGCTTGTGTTGACAGTGCGTTGCAGCTTGGTTTCCCTGAGGCGAGAATACCGCTTGCGGAGGCTGTTATTTTACTTGCAACCGCACCGAAATCAAATTCGGCAATAATGGCGATAGACAGTGCGTTGAGTGATATTGAGAGTATGGATACGGGCGATATACCGGAACATCTGAAAGATTCGCATTACGGCGGAGCAAAAAAACTCGGTCACGGAACAGAGTACAAATATCCGCACAGTTATGAAAATCATTATGTCAAACAGCAATATTTGCCTAATAACATTAGGGACACTAAATATTACGATTTTGGGGACAATAAAACCGAACAGTCGGCAAAAGTTTATTGGGACAGAATAAAGAAAGGAAATTGA
- a CDS encoding tetratricopeptide repeat protein encodes MNLIAVLIALAIIIVAFKFNVFLGIAVAIVAIGVGIYNFLPTYYAINGNKAFEIGDEDRAREWYKKACETGRANVKLKSSYAYVLLRTGYADEAEKVLDPIIRVKGLAPEKKNLAKQQRCMVYYKQGRLDEAIEDAQSMMNEGYRNSSIYGMLGYFKLLRNDDLDETTKLCEEAYDYNSDDRDIKDNLSICYFRKGEYEKAEKISDELVGSAPNFVEGFYHGIQIAMKLNKYDKAAEYAEKLKECKRSGMTTVTEEEVNKLIQEVKNHNENTIG; translated from the coding sequence ATGAATTTAATTGCAGTTCTTATTGCACTTGCTATAATTATTGTAGCGTTTAAGTTTAATGTATTTCTTGGAATAGCCGTTGCGATTGTGGCTATAGGTGTGGGAATATATAATTTTTTGCCGACCTATTATGCGATAAACGGCAACAAAGCATTTGAAATCGGTGACGAGGACCGTGCGAGAGAGTGGTATAAAAAGGCGTGTGAAACGGGCAGAGCAAATGTAAAGTTGAAATCGTCTTACGCATATGTGCTTTTACGTACAGGTTATGCCGACGAAGCGGAAAAAGTTCTTGATCCGATTATAAGAGTAAAAGGGCTTGCACCGGAAAAAAAGAATTTGGCAAAGCAACAAAGATGTATGGTTTACTATAAGCAAGGCAGACTTGACGAGGCGATTGAGGATGCACAGTCAATGATGAACGAAGGTTACAGAAATTCAAGTATTTACGGTATGCTTGGCTATTTTAAATTACTTAGAAACGATGACCTTGACGAAACAACAAAACTTTGTGAAGAAGCTTATGATTACAACAGTGATGACAGGGACATAAAAGATAATCTTTCAATTTGTTATTTCAGAAAAGGCGAATATGAAAAAGCAGAAAAAATATCTGATGAACTTGTCGGGTCGGCACCTAACTTTGTCGAGGGCTTTTATCACGGCATACAGATTGCAATGAAACTTAACAAGTACGATAAAGCCGCAGAATATGCCGAAAAGCTGAAAGAATGTAAGCGTTCGGGAATGACAACGGTTACGGAGGAAGAAGTTAATAAGCTTATACAAGAGGTAAAGAATCACAATGAAAACACCATTGGCTGA
- the asnS gene encoding asparagine--tRNA ligase — MMKTVVKDLFRKQDEFGGKEITVSGWIRNIRISKNFGFIELNDGTFFKNLQIVIESDKLDNFAELSKLNIAAAITATGTLVLTPDAKQPFELKAENVVIDGESTPDYPLQKKRHSFEYLRTVAHLRPRTNTFSAVFRVRSMIAYAIHQFFQERGFVYVHTPIITASDCEGAGEMFQVTTLDLNNVPKNDDGTVDYSQDFFGKQANLTVSGQLNVETYCMAFRNVYTFGPTFRAENSNTTRHAAEFWMIEPEIAFADLKDDMELAEDMLKYIINYCLENAPEEMQFFNQFIDKELLDRLNHVVNSEFAHVTYTEAVNILIEDSKAGKVKFDNKVEWGCDLQTEHERYLTEQVFKRPLFVTDYPKEIKAFYMKLNDDQKTVAAMDLLVPGVGEIIGGSQREENYDVLVERMKELGLKEEDYNFYLDLRRYGTNKHAGFGLGFERAVMYITGVSNIRDVLPFPRTVGTAEY, encoded by the coding sequence ATTATGAAAACAGTTGTAAAAGACTTGTTCAGAAAACAGGATGAGTTTGGGGGAAAAGAAATAACAGTATCGGGTTGGATAAGAAACATAAGAATTTCAAAGAATTTCGGTTTTATCGAATTAAATGACGGTACATTTTTTAAGAATTTGCAGATAGTAATTGAGTCGGATAAACTTGATAACTTTGCGGAACTTTCAAAGCTAAACATTGCAGCTGCAATTACGGCAACAGGTACACTTGTACTTACACCGGACGCAAAACAGCCGTTTGAATTAAAGGCTGAAAACGTTGTAATCGACGGTGAATCTACACCGGATTATCCGTTACAGAAGAAAAGACACAGCTTTGAATATTTGCGTACAGTCGCTCATTTAAGACCGCGTACAAATACATTCTCGGCAGTGTTCAGAGTGCGTTCAATGATTGCGTATGCAATTCACCAATTCTTCCAGGAGAGAGGATTTGTATACGTTCATACTCCGATTATCACTGCAAGTGACTGCGAGGGTGCGGGCGAAATGTTCCAAGTTACAACACTTGATTTGAACAACGTCCCTAAGAATGATGACGGAACTGTTGATTATTCACAGGACTTCTTCGGCAAACAGGCAAACCTTACGGTAAGCGGTCAGCTTAATGTTGAAACATACTGTATGGCATTTAGAAATGTTTACACATTCGGTCCTACATTCAGAGCCGAAAATTCAAATACAACACGTCATGCGGCTGAATTTTGGATGATTGAGCCTGAAATCGCATTCGCAGATCTAAAAGACGATATGGAACTTGCAGAGGATATGCTAAAGTATATCATTAACTATTGTCTTGAAAATGCTCCCGAAGAAATGCAGTTCTTCAATCAATTTATCGACAAGGAACTTCTTGACCGTCTAAACCACGTTGTAAACAGTGAGTTTGCTCATGTAACATATACAGAGGCTGTAAATATACTTATCGAAGATTCAAAAGCCGGTAAGGTTAAGTTTGACAATAAGGTGGAATGGGGCTGCGATTTACAGACAGAACACGAAAGATACCTTACAGAACAGGTATTTAAGCGTCCGTTGTTTGTAACAGATTATCCGAAGGAAATCAAGGCTTTCTATATGAAACTTAACGATGACCAAAAGACGGTTGCGGCTATGGACTTGCTTGTTCCGGGCGTCGGAGAAATCATCGGCGGAAGCCAGAGAGAAGAAAATTACGACGTACTTGTTGAAAGAATGAAAGAACTTGGTCTTAAGGAAGAAGATTATAATTTCTATCTTGACCTTCGCAGATACGGAACAAACAAACACGCAGGTTTCGGTCTTGGCTTTGAAAGAGCTGTTATGTATATTACAGGTGTTTCTAACATTCGTGACGTACTTCCGTTCCCAAGAACAGTCGGTACTGCCGAATATTAA
- a CDS encoding NAD(+) synthase: MKDGFVRCASATVDIKVADTDYNTSNIIKAIEDAAQNDIKLIVFPELCITGYTCGDLFLQKILIDSAKDSLIKIAKATENVDITAVVGLPYVAEQTLYNCAAVVNGGHIKGLVPKLNIPNYAEFYEVRHFTTGKNEVTYVNINGEEVPFGANILFKTDACEDFVLAVEICEDLWTAMPPSVNHALAGATIIANISASNEVIAKDEYREMLVKSQSAKLYCGYIYSDAGYGESTTDLVFAGDNMIAENGTILARSKRFNNECVYTELDLERLVGERKKSNTYNIVGSEKYVSVKLDMNIGDTKITRYVDKQPFVPSDDKKREKRSEEILSIQSLGLKKRLDHTHAKTAVVGVSGGLDSTLALLVTVRAFDSLNIDRKNIIAVTMPCFGTTDRTYNNAVNFANSLGVTLKEVNIKAAVNQHFADIEHDPNVYDVTYENSQARERTQILMDVANKSGGLVIGTGDMSELALGWATYNGDHMSMYGVNAGVPKTLIRYLVDYEAKRTNNDILKKTLQDILDTPVSPELLPPKDGKISQKTEHIVGPYELHDFFLYHLMRFGSKPSKILRLAEVAFDGIYDREVILEWLKVFYRRFFAQQFKRSCLPDGPKVGSVALSPRGDWRMPSDASYQIWAKELETL; the protein is encoded by the coding sequence ATGAAAGACGGATTTGTAAGATGTGCAAGCGCAACTGTTGATATAAAGGTTGCGGACACCGATTATAATACATCAAATATAATAAAGGCAATCGAAGACGCGGCTCAAAATGATATAAAGCTTATAGTATTTCCGGAACTTTGCATAACGGGATATACTTGCGGTGATTTGTTTTTGCAGAAAATATTGATTGACAGTGCAAAAGACAGCTTAATCAAAATAGCAAAAGCAACCGAAAATGTTGATATAACCGCCGTTGTCGGACTTCCGTACGTTGCGGAGCAGACACTTTATAATTGTGCCGCAGTGGTAAACGGGGGACACATAAAAGGTCTTGTTCCGAAACTCAATATTCCTAACTATGCTGAATTTTATGAGGTAAGACACTTCACGACCGGTAAAAATGAAGTGACATATGTGAATATAAACGGTGAAGAAGTGCCGTTCGGTGCGAATATATTATTTAAAACAGATGCGTGTGAAGATTTTGTTCTTGCGGTTGAAATTTGCGAGGATTTGTGGACGGCTATGCCGCCGTCGGTCAACCACGCACTTGCAGGTGCAACGATTATAGCAAATATTTCTGCGAGCAACGAAGTTATTGCAAAAGATGAATACCGCGAAATGCTTGTAAAAAGTCAGTCTGCAAAACTTTACTGCGGTTATATTTATTCCGATGCGGGATACGGCGAATCAACGACTGACCTTGTATTCGCAGGTGATAATATGATTGCCGAAAACGGCACGATTTTGGCAAGAAGTAAAAGATTTAACAACGAATGTGTATATACCGAGCTTGATTTGGAAAGACTTGTAGGTGAGAGAAAAAAGAGCAATACCTATAATATAGTCGGCAGTGAAAAATATGTGAGTGTAAAACTTGATATGAATATCGGGGACACTAAAATAACACGTTATGTCGATAAACAGCCGTTCGTTCCGTCAGACGACAAAAAACGTGAAAAACGCAGTGAAGAAATCCTTTCAATTCAGTCACTGGGACTTAAAAAGCGACTTGACCATACACATGCCAAAACGGCTGTTGTGGGTGTAAGCGGAGGACTTGACTCTACACTTGCACTTTTGGTAACCGTGCGTGCGTTTGACAGTCTTAATATTGACAGGAAAAATATAATTGCGGTAACAATGCCGTGTTTCGGTACAACGGACAGAACGTATAACAATGCGGTTAATTTTGCAAATTCGCTTGGTGTTACATTAAAAGAAGTAAATATCAAAGCGGCGGTAAATCAGCATTTTGCGGATATAGAACACGATCCGAATGTATATGACGTCACATATGAAAATTCTCAGGCGAGAGAAAGAACTCAAATTCTTATGGATGTTGCAAACAAAAGCGGCGGCTTGGTAATCGGTACCGGTGATATGTCCGAGCTTGCACTCGGCTGGGCAACGTATAACGGCGACCATATGTCGATGTACGGCGTTAATGCGGGTGTTCCGAAAACACTTATTCGCTACCTTGTCGATTATGAGGCTAAACGTACAAATAACGATATATTGAAGAAAACATTACAGGACATATTGGATACACCTGTAAGTCCCGAACTTCTTCCGCCGAAAGACGGAAAAATATCCCAAAAGACCGAACACATTGTCGGTCCGTATGAACTTCACGATTTCTTTTTGTATCATCTTATGCGTTTTGGTTCAAAGCCGTCAAAGATACTGAGATTGGCTGAAGTTGCGTTTGATGGGATATATGACAGAGAAGTTATACTTGAATGGTTAAAGGTATTTTACAGAAGATTTTTCGCACAGCAATTCAAACGTTCGTGCCTGCCTGACGGTCCGAAAGTAGGAAGTGTTGCTCTTTCTCCGAGAGGCGATTGGCGAATGCCGTCTGACGCCTCATATCAAATTTGGGCGAAGGAGCTTGAAACACTTTAA